A genomic segment from Spinacia oleracea cultivar Varoflay chromosome 3, BTI_SOV_V1, whole genome shotgun sequence encodes:
- the LOC130469763 gene encoding uncharacterized protein, translating to MRALQDYKKVIVFEYSLCELLTSLYVAILETVIPQSTNSGARLLFSDVLKHHCQNAVTHSPKRRRTRMPKKDLETGNFENLIVEVTQGLSPNIGENTSFIQNNLQGKYLSGSDAAQPDIPLSAVQHSEAVKLKMQSVVEREGTPGDAVNLQTVENISQGDADIDMEIDDTNSIEDTIFAMNNHKDQSSTKTTSLTLTELAQQMAVDDDDDDIVNSVCDSSHVFVGGYKVKSEDSGLLGSILSKHGDIADNCNFKTPSVRSLFIQHVCDIVQTLKKTSIAFITTSELEKMVAGLSDIEGACIEVGWLKERLVEIYEAKKAIPMLGPSSELRKTQTERKFKIQCTKALVEEYKREIVIREEELRNLEEKLRMAESVLSVDEEEATTAEMVIGEYKDKLRRIVELGSLHCGLV from the exons ATGAGGGCTCTACAAGATTATAAGAAGGTGATTGTGTTTGAGTATAGTTTGTGTGAGTTGTTGACTTCTTTGTATGTTGCTATATTG GAAACTGTTATACCACAATCGACAAATTCAGGAGCTCGGCTCCTCTTTTCTGATGTATTAAAGCATCATTGTCAGAACGCGGTTACACACTCTCCTAAAAGACGGAGAACAAGGATGCCAAAGAAGGATTTAGAAACCGGAAATTTCGAGAATCTGATAGTGGAAGTGACTCAAGGGTTAAGTCCAAACATTGGAGAAAACACAAGCTTCATTCAGAACAATTTACAAGGCAAATATCTTTCTGGTTCAGATGCCGCTCAACCTGATATCCCGTTGTCTGCTGTACAG CATTCAGAAGCAGTGAAGCTGAAAATGCAGTCTGTTGTAGAAAGAGAAGGAACTCCTGGTGATGCTGTCAATTTGCAAACTGTCGAGAATATATCACAGGGAGATGCTGATATAGATATGGAAATAGATGATACCAACAGCATAGAAGATACAATCTTTGCAATGAACAATCATAAAGACCAATCATCCACAAAGACCACAAGCTTAACTCTGACGGAGCTGGCTCAACAGATggctgttgatgatgatgatgatgacatTGTGAACTCTGTATGTGATAGCAGTCATGTCTTCGTTGGGGGTTATAAGGTAAAATCTGAAGACTCGGGCCTCCTCGGCTCTATTCTTTCCAAGCATGGGGATATTGCTGATAACTGCAATTTCAAAACACCATCAGTTCGTTCTCTGTTCATACAACATGTATGTGACATTGTTCAAACTTTGAAGAAGACTAGTATTGCATTCATCACTACGAGTGAGCTTGAAAAGATGGTAGCTGGCCTTAGTGATATTGAAGGAGCATGTATAGAAGTTGGATGGCTCAAAGAGAGGCTCGTTGAGATTTACGAAGCAAAGAAAGCTATCCCTATGCTTGGGCCATCATCCGAATTGAGAAAGACTCAAACTGAACGGAAATTCAAGATTCAGTGTACAAAAGCACTTGTGGAAGAGTACAAGAGAGAGATTGTTATTAGAGAGGAAGAACTTCGCAATTTAGAGGAAAAGTTGCGCATGGCTGAGAGTGTACTTTCTGTTGACGAAGAGGAGGCTACGACAGC